The Diadema setosum chromosome 1, eeDiaSeto1, whole genome shotgun sequence genome has a window encoding:
- the LOC140227263 gene encoding peroxisomal succinyl-coenzyme A thioesterase-like, producing MAHLKLLSPRGVRWLASHPFATSHFLQQTQVSPDLRAQKPPLIGTAQQDPGRRRSIWTDCKPRLSVNPKVSLVDEDLVIEASGLDAGHPVTIQAEAESACGNVRFVSKGCYVSDKEGTISTSRDPCLRGTYRGVDHMGPIWSMTTVMTPDVGDPSPSARIKHRDPSRSVTIRFSLLNGHVGHRETRFDVLVDDCEVERRFMTGNISRMTMKSGPADSTLYVPTDRGSQPLPAILDFRAEEHDEHLPALLASHGFVAMTTKFSVANQTGNNDHISVECLEGLYGALASNRMVDRERIGVLGRGDGVSMALGLAGHFPHLPIRCLAGINGVTFNTRFGWVLPDGSRAEYYPYYDNVNKRKGVNRRKGVSTPIRLAAQFEPFGVESVLNSKENIFVPVRDITVPLLMFAALDNQFLPSQYCMRKLQRQLREAGRENQLELVEYHGAGHLLDPTNVTHIPESIEYLPGVEGSCTGQRLLWGGRSDRHMHAETDMWKRTLQFYKYYLSRSNFLA from the exons ATGGCACACCTTAAACTTCTTTCACCTCGAGGGGTTCGTTGGCTTGCTAGTCATCCGTTCGCGACTTCACATTTCCTCCAGCAAACTCAGGTCTCGCCTGATCTTCGGGCACAAAAACCACCCCTCATCGGCACCGCCCAGCAGGATCCGGGACGACGGAGGTCGATATGGACAGACTGCAAGCCGCGGTTGTCGGTGAACCCCAAAGTCTCGCTTGTCGACGAGGACCTGGTGATCGAGGCATCGGGCTTGGATGCCGGCCACCCGGTGACGATCCAGGCCGAGGCAGAGTCCGCGTGTGGCAACGTCCGATTCGTGTCAAAAGGGTGTTACGTCTCTGACAAAGAAGGAACTATCTCAA CATCCCGTGACCCATGTCTCCGGGGCACGTATCGAGGTGTCGACCACATGGGTCCCATATGGAGCATGACTACCGTGATGACGCCCGACGTCGGTGACCCGTCACCCTCCGCCCGAATCAAACACCGCGACCCGAGTCGGTCCGTCACCATCAGGTTCTCGCTGCTCAACGGTCACGTCGGTCATCGGGAAACGCGCTTCGACGTTCTGGTGGATGACTGCGAGGTCGAGAGACGATTCATGACAGGAAATATCAGTCGAATGACCATGAAGAGTGGACCTGCGGACTCGACGCTCTATGTACCCACAGACAGAG GATCCCAGCCACTTCCAGCAATACTTGACTTCCGAGCTGAGGAGCACGATGAACATCTTCCAGCGTTGCTCGCCTCTCACGGTttcgttgccatgacaacaaagTTCTCTGTTGCCAACCAGACGGGAAACAACGATCATATCAGCGTAGAATGTCTGGAG GGATTATATGGAGCATTAGCTTCCAACCGCATGGTTGACAGAGAGCGGATTGGGGTCCTGGGGCGAGGAGATGGTGTCTCTATGGCTCTGGGCTTAGCGGGGCACTTTCCCCACCTTCCCATCAGGTGTCTTGCTGGCATCAACGGTGTAACCTTCAACACGCGTTTTGGCTGGGTCCTACCTGACGGGTCGCGAGCGGAGTATTACCC GTACTACGACAATGTCAACAAACGGAAGGGAGTCAACAGACGGAAGGGAGTCAGCACGCCGATACGTTTAGCGGCCCAGTTTGAGCCCTTTGGTGTGGAATCAGTCTTAAACTCTAAGGAAAACATCTTTGTACCT GTCCGTGACATTACAGTTCCTCTGTTAATGTTCGCTGCTTTGGACAACCAATTTTTACCGTCGCAGTACTGCATGCGGAAG CTGCAGCGTCAGTTGAGAGAAGCAGGAAGAGAAAATCAGTTGGAACTGGTTGAATACCACGGGGCAGGACATCTTCTCGACCCGACAAACGTCACACATATACCAGAATCCATCGAATATTTACCAGGGGTCGAAG GATCATGCACGGGGCAACGGTTGCTGTGGGGAGGACGAAGCGATCGACACATGCACGCTGAAACAGACATGTGGAAAAGGACTCTTCAATTTTACAAATACTATTTAAGTAGAAGTAATTTCCTCGCATGA